In Nocardioides jishulii, the DNA window CTCCTCGAGGTCGGCGATGCCCTCCTCGAAGCGGGCGGCGTAGTCCTTCTGCCACCGGAAGGGCGGGTGCACGACCACCGTCGGGGCGCCCAGCGCGTGGGCGAGCGCGGCGGAGCGGTGCAGCTTGCCCCACGGCTCGGTGCCCCAGACCCGCTGCGTCCAGAGCAGGCACGGGGCGTGCACGGCGCAGACCGGCATCTGGTGGTGGTCGGAGAGCTGCTTGAGCGCGGCCGTCTGCTGGGCGACGCCGTCCATGCCGACCATGACCTCGACGGCGTCGTAGCCGACCCGGGCCGCGTAGGCGAACCCGGCCGCCGTCGACTCGGGATAGATCGAGACCGTCGAGAGCCCCACGGTGATTGCCATGTCAGTCCGTACCCCGTCGGTCCAGGATTGATGTGGTCGAAGCGCTCGAGGATGACGCCCTCGCGCAGTGCCCACGGGCAGATCTCGAGCTCGGGGAGGTCGAAGATGTCCATCACGGCCAGGGCGACGAGCGCGCCGGGCACCATCTGGTGGGGCGCGGCTCGGCGAGACGCCGGGCAGGTCGGCCATCTTCTCCGGTGGCGTCGCGATCAGCGTCGGCAACCAGGCCTCGAGGTCGTCGCGGCGCAGCGTACGAGGCACGAGGTGGCCCTCCGAGGACGGCGCGGCGCCGCAGATGCGCGCCAACGAGCGGAAGGTCTTCGAGGTGGCGGCGGCACGGTGCGGGGCCCCGTGGCGCAGCAGGTGTCCGGCGTCGCGGGCGATCTCGGAGCGGATGCGGCGGCGCAGCTTGCGCAGCGACACCTCGTCGGGCGCGTCGGCGCCGAAGTAGTCACGAGCCAGGCGCGCTGCGCCCAGCGGGATCGACCACGCCACGTCCGGGGACTCGTCGGGGCCGCCGGCGATCTCCAGCGACCCGCCCCCGATGTCGAAGACGGCCAGCCGTCCGGCCGACCAGCCGAACCACCGGCGTACGGCCAGGAACGTGAGGCGTGCCTCGTCCTCCCCCGACAGCACCTCGATGCGGGTGCCGGTCTTGTCGGCGACGTGGTCGAGCACCTGGTCGGTGTTGTCGGCCTCGCGCACCGCAGAGGTGGCGAAGGAGAGCATCTCCTCGCACCCCTTGTCCTCGGCGACCTCCATCGCGGCCGCGGTGAAGTCGGTGAGGGCCTCGATCCCGGCGGACGACATCGAGCCCTCGGGAGTCAGGTGCTCGGCGAGGCGGAGGGGCACCTTGTAGGAGAACGCGGGCAGCGGCGCGGCGCCAGCGTGCGCGTCCACGACGAGCAGGTGGCCCGTGTTGGAACCGATGTCGAGGACGCCCAACCGCATGCTCCCAACCTACCCGGAGGATCGTGCGGACCGAGGACGGTCGCCCAGAACCTAGAATCGCGAGGTGCCCGAAGTCGACCTCGTCTTTCCCCGCGTCCACGTCGAGTTCGCGGACCCCGCCGACGCCGAGCAGGTCTTCCGGTGCGACCTCACGTGGCTCACCTCGGCGTGGACCTGCATCTTCGGCCAGGGGGTGCCCGGGCATCTACGACACCTCCCCCGACGTCGGCTGCTGCACCCTCGGCGCGCACTTCTCCGACGCCGAGGACGAGCAGCGGGTCGCCGGTTTCGTGGCGATGCTGACCCCCACCCAGTGGCAGCAGCACCCCGGCGGCGAGGTCACCGAGGGCGACTGGGTCGAGCTCGACGACGACGGGGAGCGCAAGACGCGGGTGAGTGTGGTCGACGACCAGCCGGCGTGCGTCTTCGCCAACCGTCCCCGGTTTCGCCGGCGGGGAGGGTTGCGCCCTGCACGGCCTGGCCCTGCAGATCGGTCGCAACCCCCTGGAGACCAAGCCCGACGTCTGCTGGCAGCTGCCGATCCGACGCACCTACCGGACCGTCGAGCTGCCGGACGACACCTCGTACCTGGAGATCTCGATCGGCGAGTACGACCGTCGCGGCTGGGGTCCCGGGGGCCATGACCTGGACTGGTACTGCTCGGGCAACACGGAGGCCCACGTCGCCCCGGACCCGGTCTACGTGACGCACGCCGCCGAGCTCACCGAGCTCATGGGCGCCCCGGCGTACGCCGCCCTGGTCCAGCACTGCGAGGCCCACCTGCGCTCGCGCTCGGCACTGGCGATCCATCCCGCCAGCCGCGGCCATCACGCGTGAGGTCCTGTTTCAACCACAACCCTCGATGTCAAGAGACATAGACCCCGGTTTATGTCTGACATCTGGGCTGTGGGAACAATCTCACCATGCGCCTTGACCACCTCTCCTACGCCGCGGGCCCTGACGGTCTTGCAGGAACAGCCGCGCGCCTGGGCGAACTGCTCGGCGCCGATTTCGTGGACGGCGGTGTCCACCCGCGATTCGGCACCCGCAACCGCACGCTCGCGCTGGCGGACGACACGTACCTCGAGATCGTCGAGGTTCTGGACCACCCGGCTTCCGACAAGGCCCCCTTCGGTCAGGCCGTCCGCGCCCGCTCCGCCCTCGGCGGCGGCTGGCTCGGCTGGGTCGTGAAGGTCCGCGACATCGCGATCGCCGAGCAGCGCCTCGGTCGCGAGGCCGTGCAGGGCAACCGCCGTCGCCCCGATGGCGTCGAGCTCCGCTGGAAGCAGGTCGGCGTCAACGGCCTCATCTCCGACCCGCAGCTCCCCTTCTTCGTGCAGTGGGAGACTGGCAAGGAGCTCCACCCGAGCGCCGGTGCCGACGGCAGCACGGCCCTCTCGGCCATCGAGATCGCCGGTGACCCCCAGCGGGTCAGCGAGTGGCTGGGCCAGCCGGTCGAGCACCCGCTGGAGGACGTGAAGGTCGACTGGGTCGCCCCGAGCGGCACGCCCGGCATCATGGCCGCGCACTTCCAGACCCGCAACGGGATGGTCCGGATCTGACCTCGTGGCGGGGCCTGGCGCCGCACGGCGTGCGGCCGAGCCCCAACATCTGGCACCACACCGCGACGTACGAGGTCGAGAACCGCGCCGTCGACCCTGACGGCCACCTCGTCGCCGCGATGCGCGAGACCGCCTCGTGGCGCGCCCGGACCGTGCTCGACCTGGGCTGCGGCTCCGGATTCCACCTGCCGTTCTTCGCCGAGGACGCCGCGCAGGTGATCGGCGTCGAGCCGCACCCGCCGCTGGTGCAGCTCGCGCGCCGGCGCACGAAGGCGCTGCCCCACGTCAGCGTGCTGCCGGGCACCGCGCAGGCGATCCCGCTGCCCGACGCCTCGGCCGACGTGGTGCACGCGCGCTGGGCCTACTTCTTCGGCCCCGGGAGCGAGCCCGGCCTCGCCGAGCTGGACCGCGTCGTACGCCGTGGTGGCACCGCGATGGTCATCGACAACGACGCGACCCGCTCGACCTTCGGTGCCTGGTTCCGTCGTGGCTACCCGATGGTGGACCCCGTCGCCGTCGAGCGTTTCTGGTCCTCGCACGGCTGGCAGCGTCGCAGCATCGACATGGGCTGGCGCTTCTCCTCGTGGGCCGACCTGGAGGCGGTCGTGAGGATCGAGTTCGACCCCGCGACGGCCGAGGCCGCGATCGCGGAGCACCGCGAGCGGCACGGCGACGCCCCCTCCGGCCTCTCGGTCGACTACGCGGTCAACCTGTGGTGGAAGCACTTCTGACCTCCGCGCGCCCGGGGACGGTGGAGTTGTCGGCGCCCTCCCCTACCGTGCTCGCATGACCAAGTCGACCCGCACCCGGACCACCTACCGCTGCTCCGAGTGCGGGTGGGAGACCGCGAAGTGGGTCGGACGCTGCGGCGAGTGCCAGGCCTGGGGCTCAGTGGCCGAGGCCGCCTCGGTCGCACCTGCCGGCCGCACGGCGTTGGCCGCGGTCACCTCGCCAGCCGTGCCGATCGGCCAGGTGCCCGTGGAGGACGCTGCCTTCCGCTCCAGCGGCATCCCCGAGCTCGATCGCGTCCTCGGCGGCGGGCTCGTGCCGGGTGCGGCGATCCTGCTGGCCGGTGAGCCGGGGGTCGGCAAGTCGACATTGCTGCTGGAGGTGGCCGCGCAGACCGCCCGCACCCGCCACCGCACGCTCTACGTCACCGGCGAGGAGTCCGCCTCGCAGGTGCGCCTGCGCGCCGACCGTACGCACGCGATCCACGACGAGCTCTACCTCGCTGCCGAGACCGACCTGGGCGCGGTGCTGACGCACATCGAGGAGGTACGACCGACCCTGCTCGTCGTCGACTCGGTGCAGACCATCAGCGCCTCGGGCGTCGAGGGCGTTCCCGGTGGGGTCACGCAGGTGCGCGAGGTCGCCGCGGCCCTGGTGCGGATGGCCAAGACCCGCAACATCACCACCGTCCTGGTCGGACACGTCACGAAGGACGGCTCCATCGCCGGTCCTCGCGTGCTGGAGCACGTGGTCGACGTGGTGCTGCACTTCGAGGGTGACCGCAACTCGCGCTTCCGCATGGTGCGGGCGATGAAGAACCGCTTCGGGCCCGTCGACGAGGTCGGCTGCTTCGACCTCTCCTCCGAGGGCATCACCGCCGTCACCGACCCGACCGGCCTCTTCGTGGAGCACCACTCCACCCAGGTGCCCGGCACCTGCGTCGCGGTCACGATGGAGGGCCGCCGGCCGTTGCTCGCCGAGGTGCAGGCGCTCGTCACCCCGACGGCCGCCGAGCGCCCACGGCGTACGACGTCGGGCGTCGACTCCTCGCGCCTCTCCATGGTGCTCGCTGTGCTCCAGCAGCACTGCGGCATCCGGCTGCACAACCACGACGTCTTCGTCTCCACCGTGGGCGGGGCCAAGCTGGTCGATCCTGCGAGCGACCTCGCGATCCCGGTGGCCGTCGCCGGCGCCTGCTTCGACGTCGCCGCCCCCGCGGGCGTGGTGGCGATGGGCGAGATCGGCCTGGCGGGTGAGCTGCGGCGCGTCCGCGACCTGCCACAGCGACTGGCCGAGGCGAGCCGGCTCGGGTTCCGCGTCGCGGTCGTGCCGGGTGAGCGAGGTCCCTCGAAGTCCCGCTCGCCGGAGTCGTGGACGGTCGACGGGATGCGGGTGCTCGACGTGCAGGACGTCGCCTCTGCGCTGCGGCTGCTGCGCCTGACCAAGGGTGACTGACGACGCGCCGCGACAGGGCGCCGGCGAGGGCATGGTCGGGCCTTCCGGCCGCTACACTGACGCTGCTGAGGGCTGGGCGCCCTCGGTGGTGAGGGACGGAGAACCACGTGGTCAACATCGAGCGCAGCGATGAACTCCTGCGTCTGCGGGCCACCCTCGCCTCGATCGCCCCCGGCACGGCCCTGCGCGACGGACTCGAGCGCATCCTGCGTGGCCGGACCGGCGCCCTCATCGTGCTCGGCTACGACAAGCTCGTCGAGTCGATCTGCACCGGCGGCTTCACGCTCGACGTGCCCTTCACCGCCACCGGCCTGCGCGAGCTCGCCAAGATGGACGGCGCGATCATCCTGGACAAGGACGTGACGCGCATCCACCGTGCCGCCGTGCACCTGATGCCCGACCACACCATCCACTCCGACGAGACCGGCACCCGGCACCGCACCGCTGACCGGGTGGCACGCCAGACCGGATTCCCCGTCGTGTCGGTGTCCCAGTCGATGCAGATCATCGCGATCTACGTGGGCGAGACCCGCCACGTCCTCGAGGACTCCGGACAGATCCTTTCGCGGGCCAACCAGGCCCTGGCCACGCTGGAGCGCTACAAGCTGCGTCTCGACGAGGTCTCCTCGACGCTCTCCGCGCTCGAGATCGAGGACCTCGTCACGGTGCGTGACGTCGCCGTCGTGGCCCAGCGCCTGGAGATGGTGAGCCGGATCTCGGCGGAGATCGAGGACTACGTGCTCGAGCTCGGCACCGACGGCCGCCTCCTCTCGCTGCAGCTCGAGGAGCTCATCACCGGCGTCGACGCCGACCGCGAGCTGGTGATCCGGGACTACCTCCCCGCCGGCAAGAAGCCCAAGTCGCCCGCGGAGGTGCTCGCCTCGCTCGGTGAGCTCTCGCCCACGGAGCTCGTCGACCCCGGCGCCGTCGCCAAGGCCCTGGGCATGACCACGGGAGACCACCTCGACGGCGCCGTCGCCCCACGCGGCTACCGGCTCCTCGCGAAGGTGCCCCGCCTGCCTCCCACCGTCGTCGACCGCCTGGTCGAGAACTTCGGCGGTCTCCAGCAGCTGCTCTCCGCAGGCATCGACGATCTCCAGACCGTCGACGGGGTCGGCGAGCTGCGCGCCCGCTCGGTGCGCGAAGGGCTTTCGCGCCTGGCGGAGTCGAGCATCCTCGAGCGCTACGTCTGAGGGTCCTCCCTCGTCCTCACGGGACGGCGGCAGGAGCCGTGGACGTCAGCCGTTCGGCTCGACCGCTCCGGACGGCTTCGGGCTCGAGGCCGGCTTCTTCGGCTTCTTCTTCTTCGGCTTCTGCTGCTTCGGCTCGACCGTCTTGGTCACCGTGACCGGCGAGGGCCTGGCGAGCTTGAACTGGACCGACGTCGGCTCGCCCGCGTAGGCCGCCGCGTTGACGTGGTACCACCCGGCGCGGGCCCAGTCGGTGAGGTTGGAGCACTCCTCGTCGGAGCGACGACCGCTCCACGCCATGACGACCTTGGTCTCGTGGTCGCGGTAGACGGTGACGTCCTTGGTGGGGATCGCCTTCGGGCAGTGGCGGCTGTGCCAGATCTCGTCGGGGTCCTTGCGCGAGCCCGAGTCGATCTTCACCGTCACGCTGCGCGAGGAGACCTGCCAGGTGCACGCCTCCGCGGTCTTGGTGGTGAGCACGAGCGTGATCGGCAGCTGGGCGCCGGAGCGCTTCTCCGGCACGTCGGGGGTGACGACGACGTCGTCGTTGGTGCAGACGCCGTCGGGGGCCGGGAGCGGGGGCTTGGTCGGCTTGGCGCGGGCCGATGCCGAAGGGCTGGCTGACGGGGTCGCGGTCGGCGACTCGGTGGTCCCCGCCTTCTCCGTCGTCTCCTTGCTGACCGTCGCCACGGCGTCCTCGTCGTCGGACTTGGCGTCACTGCTGCTGGTGAGCAGACGGGCGGTGCCGAAGACCACCAGGAAGGCGACGACGAGCACCAGGGCACGGCGGAACCAGTAGACGCGGGGCGGCAACGGACCCTTGGGGGAGGTCAGCGCGGACATGCTCGAAACGTTAGTCACAGCGACCACCCGGACTCGGGAGACTCTCCGGAGCCCCAGGACTTGTTCGAGGCGGTGGTGGCTACGATCGCCGCGATGAGCACGCTCCACGCACCGATCCTCGACTGGTATGCAGCGCACCAGCGCGACCTGCCCTGGCGACGTCCTGAGGCGTCCCCCTGGTCGGTCATGGTCAGCGAGTTCATGCTGCAGCAGACGCCGGTCTCGCGGGTGCTGGGACCGCACGAGGCATGGCTGACCCGGTGGCCGACGCCGGGTGCCCTCGCCGCCGAACCCACCGGTGAGGCCGTACGTGCGTGGGGGCGCCTGGGCTACCCGCGCCGTGCCCTGCGCCTCCACGCCGCCGCGACCGCCATCGTCGAGCGTCACGGTGGGGAGGTGCCAGCGGCGTACGACGACCTCGTCGCCCTGCCCGGCGTCGGTGACTACACCGCCTCGGCGATCGCCAGCTTTGCCTTCGGTCGCCGCCACGTCGTGCTCGACACCAACGTGCGCCGGGTCTTCGCCCGGGCGGTGAGCGGCGTCGAGTTCCCGACCACCGCCCCCACCCGCGCCGAGCGCGACCTCGCGACCACCCTGCTGCCCGAGGAGCCGGCGGTGGCCGCCGAGTGGGCCGTGGCCGTCATGGAGCTGGGGGCCCTGGTCTGCACTGCCCGGTCACCGCAGTGCGGCGACTGCCCCGTGCGGGAGCAGTGCACGTGGCTGCGGGCCGGGCAGCCGGCGTACGACGGTCCACCGCGCCGCGGGCAGGCGTGGGACGGCACCGACCGGCAGTGTCGCGGTCGCCTGATGGCGCTGCTGCGCGACGACCACGGCGCTGTCCACGCCAGTCGCCTGGTCTCGGCGTGGCCGGACGCTGGTCAGCGGGAGCGTTGCCTCACCTCGCTGCTCGCCGACGGCCTCGTGGTGCAGGCCGGGGACGAGACGTACGCCCTCCCCTGACCCTCCCCCACACCGGGAGAACGGCAACGGCCCGGTCGCCTCCGCTCTCGCGGGGCAACCGGGCCGTCGTCACGTCAGACGCACCGGGTGGTGCGACGTCACTCGCCTTCGCGGGGGACGTCCACCGGGCCGGCCGAGTCGTCGGGGCCCTCGGGGAGCCCACCCTCGACGTCGATCGTCTCCAGCGGAGGCATGTCCGGCACGGTCGAGTTCTTCTGGCCGGCGAAGGTGAAGGTCGCGGTCGGGCCCTCGCCCTCGACGTCCACGAGCACGATCTGGCCGGGGCCGACCTCGCCGTAGAGCATCTTCTCGGCCAGCACGTCCTCGATCTCGCGCTGCACGGTCCGGCGCAGCGGGCGAGCGCCCAGCACCGGGTCGTAGCCGCGCTCAGCGAGCACCCGCTTGG includes these proteins:
- a CDS encoding VOC family protein, whose translation is MRLDHLSYAAGPDGLAGTAARLGELLGADFVDGGVHPRFGTRNRTLALADDTYLEIVEVLDHPASDKAPFGQAVRARSALGGGWLGWVVKVRDIAIAEQRLGREAVQGNRRRPDGVELRWKQVGVNGLISDPQLPFFVQWETGKELHPSAGADGSTALSAIEIAGDPQRVSEWLGQPVEHPLEDVKVDWVAPSGTPGIMAAHFQTRNGMVRI
- a CDS encoding class I SAM-dependent methyltransferase; translated protein: MRPSPNIWHHTATYEVENRAVDPDGHLVAAMRETASWRARTVLDLGCGSGFHLPFFAEDAAQVIGVEPHPPLVQLARRRTKALPHVSVLPGTAQAIPLPDASADVVHARWAYFFGPGSEPGLAELDRVVRRGGTAMVIDNDATRSTFGAWFRRGYPMVDPVAVERFWSSHGWQRRSIDMGWRFSSWADLEAVVRIEFDPATAEAAIAEHRERHGDAPSGLSVDYAVNLWWKHF
- the radA gene encoding DNA repair protein RadA: MTKSTRTRTTYRCSECGWETAKWVGRCGECQAWGSVAEAASVAPAGRTALAAVTSPAVPIGQVPVEDAAFRSSGIPELDRVLGGGLVPGAAILLAGEPGVGKSTLLLEVAAQTARTRHRTLYVTGEESASQVRLRADRTHAIHDELYLAAETDLGAVLTHIEEVRPTLLVVDSVQTISASGVEGVPGGVTQVREVAAALVRMAKTRNITTVLVGHVTKDGSIAGPRVLEHVVDVVLHFEGDRNSRFRMVRAMKNRFGPVDEVGCFDLSSEGITAVTDPTGLFVEHHSTQVPGTCVAVTMEGRRPLLAEVQALVTPTAAERPRRTTSGVDSSRLSMVLAVLQQHCGIRLHNHDVFVSTVGGAKLVDPASDLAIPVAVAGACFDVAAPAGVVAMGEIGLAGELRRVRDLPQRLAEASRLGFRVAVVPGERGPSKSRSPESWTVDGMRVLDVQDVASALRLLRLTKGD
- the disA gene encoding DNA integrity scanning diadenylate cyclase DisA; its protein translation is MVNIERSDELLRLRATLASIAPGTALRDGLERILRGRTGALIVLGYDKLVESICTGGFTLDVPFTATGLRELAKMDGAIILDKDVTRIHRAAVHLMPDHTIHSDETGTRHRTADRVARQTGFPVVSVSQSMQIIAIYVGETRHVLEDSGQILSRANQALATLERYKLRLDEVSSTLSALEIEDLVTVRDVAVVAQRLEMVSRISAEIEDYVLELGTDGRLLSLQLEELITGVDADRELVIRDYLPAGKKPKSPAEVLASLGELSPTELVDPGAVAKALGMTTGDHLDGAVAPRGYRLLAKVPRLPPTVVDRLVENFGGLQQLLSAGIDDLQTVDGVGELRARSVREGLSRLAESSILERYV
- a CDS encoding A/G-specific adenine glycosylase; its protein translation is MSTLHAPILDWYAAHQRDLPWRRPEASPWSVMVSEFMLQQTPVSRVLGPHEAWLTRWPTPGALAAEPTGEAVRAWGRLGYPRRALRLHAAATAIVERHGGEVPAAYDDLVALPGVGDYTASAIASFAFGRRHVVLDTNVRRVFARAVSGVEFPTTAPTRAERDLATTLLPEEPAVAAEWAVAVMELGALVCTARSPQCGDCPVREQCTWLRAGQPAYDGPPRRGQAWDGTDRQCRGRLMALLRDDHGAVHASRLVSAWPDAGQRERCLTSLLADGLVVQAGDETYALP